One window from the genome of [Clostridium] celerecrescens 18A encodes:
- a CDS encoding exodeoxyribonuclease III, whose translation MKKMISWNVNGLRACVEKGFLDYFNEVDADVFCIQESKLQEGQIELDLPGYHQYWNYAEKKGYSGTAIFTKEMPLSVAYGIGIEEHDREGRVIAAEYPEYYVVTCYTPNSQNELARLPYRMTWEEAFFAYLKKLEEKKPVVFCGDLNVAHKEIDLKNPKTNRKNAGFTDEEREKFTLLLKNGFIDTYRYFYPELEGVYSWWSYRFSARQKNAGWRIDYFCVSEGLEDRLISADIHTEVLGSDHCPVELVIR comes from the coding sequence GATTATTTTAACGAAGTAGACGCGGATGTATTTTGTATCCAGGAGAGCAAACTCCAGGAGGGACAGATCGAACTTGATCTTCCCGGTTATCATCAGTACTGGAATTATGCGGAAAAGAAAGGCTATTCAGGGACTGCCATATTTACGAAGGAGATGCCTTTGTCAGTGGCTTATGGAATCGGTATAGAGGAGCATGACAGGGAAGGCCGTGTGATCGCAGCTGAATATCCGGAATACTATGTAGTTACCTGCTATACCCCTAATTCCCAGAATGAGCTGGCTCGTCTTCCTTACCGGATGACATGGGAGGAGGCCTTCTTCGCCTATTTAAAAAAGCTGGAGGAGAAAAAGCCGGTGGTTTTCTGCGGAGACCTCAATGTAGCTCATAAGGAAATCGATTTAAAAAATCCTAAGACCAACCGGAAAAATGCAGGCTTTACCGATGAAGAAAGGGAGAAGTTTACCCTCCTTTTGAAAAATGGTTTTATTGACACATACCGTTATTTCTATCCGGAGCTGGAAGGTGTATACTCCTGGTGGTCTTACCGGTTTAGCGCCAGGCAGAAAAATGCAGGCTGGCGCATTGACTATTTCTGCGTTTCTGAAGGCTTAGAGGACAGGCTTATAAGCGCGGACATCCATACCGAGGTCTTAGGCTCCGACCACTGCCCTGTGGAGCTTGTGATCCGTTAG
- a CDS encoding ABC-F family ATP-binding cassette domain-containing protein yields the protein MNLLTIEHLTKSYTERLLFDDTSFSINEGDKIGLIGINGTGKSTLLRIVAGLEEPDQGTVVKGRNLDIRFLSQNPVFHEGDTILESIVRDNEGHEHVWDLESQAKAMLTRLGFTDFDSKVETLSGGQRKRVALVSVLLGNTDLLVLDEPTNHLDSSMADWLEDYLKRFRGALLMVTHDRYFLDSVTNRIVELDKGKLYNYQENYEGYLKLKAERMDMEAATERKRQSILKVELEWMQRGARARSTKQKAHIQRYENLRDQEGIKIDQTVELDSVSSRLGRTTVELNEINKAFGEKVLMKDFTYVFLKNDRIGIIGPNGSGKSTLMKIIAGWLEPDAGAVTIGQTVKMGYFSQESEDMDDSVKVIDYIRNVAEYVKTKDGSISASQMLERFLFPSSVQYTTVSKLSGGEKRRLYLLRILMEAPNVLLLDEPTNDLDIQTLTILEDYLDSFQGIVVAVSHDRYFLDRVVRRIFAFEGQGQVTQYEGGFTDYQAAFQEKYPEGLPGQGEEAAKSSEATEKKSKEKPRGERKLKFSFKEQREWETIEEDLAALEEKIEALDRQMGEAASDYTKLNRLMEDKTEQERLLEEKMERWMYLNELAEQIENQ from the coding sequence ATGAATTTACTGACAATTGAACATTTAACAAAATCATATACGGAACGTCTGCTTTTTGATGATACCAGCTTCAGCATCAATGAAGGGGATAAGATCGGGTTGATCGGTATTAACGGAACCGGAAAATCCACTTTGCTGCGGATCGTGGCAGGTCTTGAGGAGCCGGATCAGGGGACTGTGGTAAAGGGGCGGAATTTAGATATCCGTTTTCTGTCTCAGAATCCAGTCTTCCATGAAGGTGATACCATTTTAGAGAGCATTGTCCGGGATAATGAAGGGCATGAGCATGTCTGGGATTTGGAAAGCCAGGCAAAGGCCATGCTGACCAGACTGGGATTTACGGACTTTGATTCCAAGGTGGAGACCTTATCAGGAGGACAGAGAAAACGGGTGGCATTAGTCAGCGTCCTTCTTGGAAATACCGATTTACTGGTCCTTGACGAGCCTACCAACCATTTAGACAGCAGCATGGCGGACTGGCTGGAGGACTATTTAAAGCGCTTTAGAGGGGCGCTTTTAATGGTGACCCATGACCGGTATTTTCTGGACAGCGTTACCAACCGGATTGTGGAGCTGGATAAGGGAAAGCTTTACAACTATCAGGAGAACTATGAAGGGTATTTAAAGCTTAAGGCAGAGCGTATGGACATGGAGGCGGCCACAGAGCGGAAACGCCAATCCATCCTTAAAGTGGAGCTGGAATGGATGCAGCGTGGCGCCAGAGCACGTTCTACCAAACAGAAGGCCCATATCCAGCGCTATGAGAATCTTCGTGACCAGGAGGGGATTAAGATTGATCAGACGGTGGAACTGGATTCCGTTTCAAGCCGTCTGGGGCGTACCACAGTGGAGCTTAATGAGATCAACAAAGCCTTTGGGGAAAAAGTTCTGATGAAGGACTTTACTTATGTGTTCTTAAAAAATGACCGCATCGGCATCATTGGGCCTAATGGAAGCGGCAAGTCCACGTTGATGAAGATCATAGCAGGGTGGCTGGAGCCTGATGCTGGGGCGGTCACCATAGGCCAGACTGTGAAAATGGGATATTTTTCTCAGGAAAGCGAAGACATGGATGACAGCGTTAAGGTCATTGATTACATCCGGAATGTGGCGGAGTATGTAAAGACAAAGGATGGAAGCATAAGCGCCTCTCAGATGCTGGAACGCTTTCTGTTTCCCTCAAGCGTTCAGTACACCACCGTCAGTAAACTGTCCGGCGGGGAGAAAAGAAGGCTTTATCTGCTCCGAATCCTTATGGAAGCGCCGAATGTGCTTTTGCTTGACGAGCCGACCAATGATCTGGATATCCAGACTCTGACGATCTTAGAGGATTATCTTGACAGTTTTCAGGGGATTGTAGTGGCAGTTTCCCATGACCGGTATTTTCTTGACCGGGTCGTGCGCCGGATCTTTGCCTTTGAGGGCCAGGGCCAGGTGACTCAGTATGAGGGAGGCTTTACCGATTATCAGGCGGCATTTCAGGAGAAATATCCGGAAGGTCTTCCGGGTCAGGGAGAGGAAGCTGCAAAAAGTTCGGAGGCCACGGAAAAAAAGAGCAAGGAAAAGCCAAGAGGAGAGCGGAAGCTTAAATTTTCCTTTAAGGAACAAAGGGAATGGGAAACCATAGAGGAGGATTTGGCGGCTCTGGAAGAAAAGATCGAAGCCCTGGACAGGCAGATGGGAGAAGCTGCAAGCGATTACACCAAGCTGAATAGGCTGATGGAGGATAAGACAGAGCAGGAAAGGCTGCTGGAAGAGAAGATGGAGCGTTGGATGTATCTAAACGAACTGGCAGAACAGATTGAGAACCAATAA
- a CDS encoding alpha amylase C-terminal domain-containing protein yields the protein MEQYKIAKHEMGTYSMGLSRVSGGIRLSVAAQGEECRVLIYRTGDETPVQTLSFPAESRKGDVWNITILGEDFNNLEYCFEIDGKLFSDPYGTRFTGREVWGDLEQASTILRTPIEFSDFDWEEDKLLQIPYEDSIIYRLHNRGFTKHASSKVKNRGTFDAIREKIPYLKELGITAVELMPVNEFSEVIMPEPVYGNPFGVDKPVGKLNYWGYASGWYFAPKASYASIKAPALEFKGLVKALHKEGLELIVELFFTGKEPPSFVLDVVRYWADEFHVDGIHLVGTPPLYLLERDPYLSRIKLFAVSWDKVFEGKVKHLGEYNDGFLVDMRRVLKGDEEQMKNLAFRTRSNPGGYGVINYMANTNGFTMMDMVSYDTKHNEENGEKNQDGNPYNYSWNCGVEGPTKRKKVVELRKKQLRNAFLLLFLSQGTPLIMAGDEFGNSQSGNNNAYCQDNEVSWLNWNLVKTNQDILEFVKAVIAFRKAHPVFHMPKEPRIMDYLACGFPDVSYHGIKAWCPEFDNFRRQLGIFYCGEYGRKPDGTADDNFYVAYNMHWEPHEFDLPNLPKKEQWHVVFHTDKGEENGMYPEGREPAAEGKRFLVPPRSIVVFIGN from the coding sequence ATGGAACAGTATAAGATTGCAAAGCATGAGATGGGAACCTATTCTATGGGGCTCTCAAGGGTATCCGGCGGAATCCGTCTGAGTGTGGCTGCACAAGGTGAAGAATGCAGGGTCCTTATCTATAGGACCGGAGATGAAACACCGGTGCAGACTCTTTCCTTTCCTGCAGAGTCCAGAAAAGGTGATGTATGGAACATAACCATTTTGGGTGAGGATTTTAATAATCTGGAATACTGCTTTGAAATTGACGGAAAACTGTTTTCAGATCCTTATGGCACGAGATTTACCGGACGGGAGGTATGGGGAGATCTTGAACAAGCTTCCACTATTTTAAGAACTCCCATCGAGTTTTCTGATTTTGATTGGGAAGAGGATAAGCTTCTTCAGATTCCGTATGAAGACAGTATCATATACCGGCTTCATAACCGGGGTTTTACTAAGCACGCCTCTTCCAAAGTAAAGAACAGAGGGACCTTTGATGCCATACGGGAAAAGATCCCTTATTTGAAGGAACTGGGCATTACTGCGGTGGAGCTGATGCCGGTGAATGAATTTTCCGAGGTTATCATGCCGGAGCCTGTGTATGGGAACCCTTTTGGTGTGGATAAACCGGTTGGAAAATTGAATTATTGGGGATATGCGTCAGGCTGGTATTTTGCACCTAAGGCCTCCTACGCCTCTATAAAGGCCCCGGCTTTGGAGTTTAAAGGCCTTGTGAAGGCTCTTCATAAGGAGGGACTTGAGTTGATCGTGGAGCTTTTCTTTACCGGAAAGGAACCGCCCTCCTTTGTACTTGATGTGGTTCGGTACTGGGCGGATGAATTTCATGTGGACGGGATTCATCTGGTGGGAACCCCACCCCTTTACCTTCTTGAACGGGATCCCTATCTGAGCCGGATCAAGCTGTTTGCGGTTTCCTGGGACAAGGTCTTTGAAGGAAAGGTTAAGCACTTAGGAGAGTATAACGATGGCTTTCTGGTGGATATGCGCCGGGTATTAAAGGGTGACGAGGAACAGATGAAAAACCTTGCATTCCGCACCAGGAGTAATCCGGGAGGATACGGCGTCATTAATTATATGGCCAATACCAACGGATTTACTATGATGGATATGGTATCTTACGATACCAAGCATAATGAGGAAAATGGGGAGAAAAACCAGGATGGCAATCCCTATAATTATTCCTGGAACTGCGGGGTCGAAGGGCCAACGAAACGGAAAAAGGTAGTGGAACTTCGGAAAAAGCAACTGCGCAACGCATTCCTTCTTTTGTTTTTGAGCCAGGGAACGCCCCTTATTATGGCTGGAGATGAATTCGGCAATTCCCAGTCAGGCAATAATAATGCATATTGCCAGGATAATGAAGTGTCGTGGCTGAACTGGAATCTGGTTAAGACCAATCAGGATATTCTGGAGTTTGTAAAGGCAGTGATCGCATTCCGGAAGGCTCATCCGGTGTTCCATATGCCGAAGGAGCCGAGGATCATGGATTATCTGGCATGCGGATTTCCGGATGTTTCCTATCATGGAATAAAGGCATGGTGCCCGGAGTTTGATAATTTCCGGCGTCAGCTCGGAATCTTTTACTGTGGGGAATATGGAAGAAAACCGGATGGGACTGCTGATGACAACTTCTATGTGGCTTATAACATGCACTGGGAACCACACGAGTTTGATCTTCCTAATCTGCCGAAGAAGGAGCAATGGCATGTGGTCTTTCATACGGATAAAGGGGAAGAAAACGGCATGTACCCGGAAGGCAGGGAGCCAGCGGCAGAAGGGAAACGGTTTCTGGTTCCGCCAAGGTCCATCGTGGTTTTTATAGGAAATTAA
- a CDS encoding BglG family transcription antiterminator has protein sequence MQVIEKRAFNLLQHLLNDRNFSVSKAMDLLGCSKRQIEYDVSKINELLKENEIERIRLSRGRFLINKDTIDKVTRLNLPHQKFIVNGENKVWMICIQIFCTREPLGLNHFITKLQSSKNTVLGDLKKIAKIGSQYKVELKYSRKLGYYFEGEPIKIRSLVLLSIINLKDNFLCRELISLAVSDNSYEAVFEETKDKVESLIKEFNLPIMKEYLILVIYFISLMPYHGQSISYVSPMIHEPMWNHLPLYAAVTAFYESLSFHLSKEEIDYLFVLLLSMSLGDNMYFQLYDWRCAKA, from the coding sequence ATGCAAGTTATTGAAAAGCGCGCGTTCAATTTATTGCAGCATTTGCTGAATGACAGAAATTTTTCCGTTAGCAAGGCCATGGATTTATTAGGCTGTTCCAAAAGGCAGATTGAATACGATGTGAGTAAGATCAATGAGCTTCTGAAAGAAAATGAGATTGAACGAATCAGATTGTCAAGAGGGAGATTTCTGATTAATAAGGATACAATTGACAAAGTAACGAGGTTAAACCTGCCCCATCAGAAATTCATTGTTAATGGGGAAAATAAAGTCTGGATGATCTGTATTCAGATTTTTTGTACAAGAGAACCTTTGGGGTTGAATCATTTTATTACGAAGCTGCAATCAAGTAAGAATACGGTATTAGGTGATTTAAAGAAAATCGCAAAGATAGGCAGTCAGTATAAGGTAGAATTAAAATATTCAAGAAAATTGGGTTATTACTTTGAAGGTGAGCCCATTAAAATCCGATCTCTGGTATTGCTGTCAATTATTAACTTGAAAGACAACTTTTTATGTAGAGAACTGATCTCGCTGGCAGTGTCGGACAATTCTTATGAAGCTGTATTTGAAGAAACAAAAGACAAGGTAGAGTCCTTGATTAAGGAATTTAATTTGCCGATCATGAAGGAATATCTGATCCTGGTGATCTATTTTATCAGTTTAATGCCCTATCACGGTCAGTCAATTTCATACGTATCCCCCATGATTCATGAACCCATGTGGAACCACCTCCCCCTTTATGCAGCTGTAACAGCTTTTTATGAGTCACTGTCGTTTCATTTGTCCAAGGAAGAGATTGACTATTTGTTTGTACTTTTGTTAAGCATGTCGTTAGGAGATAACATGTATTTCCAGCTTTACGATTGGAGATGTGCCAAGGCCTGA
- a CDS encoding BglG family transcription antiterminator → MCQGLINRFEVITGTVVQKKAGISENMLMHLRLAYFRLKYGIPVVNPALMQVKKEYGEVFDICRLVLEPFGDYLDCLIPDDEIAYIALHFMTVMDLPDQDKIRKRAIIVCQNGLASSVMMKNQLIKIFPEINVVTTCNAEEFKGIPLETYDMVFSTTEGIDVPEEKYLFVSSPILTVEEKFIISEAVYSSVFGIRSEANVTVPSILEIVEKYAMIHDQKGLSSDLKNLLQKKYKKESNREGGLPVIKDLLTKETIQFASHVNNWEEAIWLGARPLLENGSITKDYINAMIDNVRGFGPYIVICPYVAIPHAQNQSGVNKLGMSFLKLEEEVCVLDNPQKPVKVFITIAAIDNYTHLRALAQLSNILTNEETRKQFVACNSVEDVIKVLDIDEE, encoded by the coding sequence ATGTGCCAAGGCCTGATTAACCGTTTTGAAGTTATCACGGGAACTGTGGTGCAGAAGAAGGCGGGCATATCAGAAAACATGCTGATGCATTTACGTTTGGCCTATTTTCGGCTGAAGTATGGGATACCGGTAGTGAACCCGGCATTGATGCAGGTTAAAAAAGAGTACGGAGAGGTATTTGACATATGCAGATTGGTGCTGGAGCCCTTTGGGGATTATTTGGACTGCTTGATTCCCGATGATGAGATTGCCTATATTGCCTTGCATTTCATGACGGTAATGGATTTGCCGGATCAGGATAAGATCAGAAAAAGAGCGATTATCGTATGCCAGAACGGACTTGCAAGCTCTGTTATGATGAAAAACCAATTAATAAAAATATTTCCTGAAATAAACGTTGTGACTACCTGCAATGCAGAAGAGTTCAAAGGGATTCCGCTTGAAACTTATGACATGGTTTTTTCCACTACCGAGGGGATCGATGTACCTGAAGAGAAGTATTTGTTCGTGTCCTCCCCCATTTTAACGGTGGAAGAAAAATTCATAATAAGTGAGGCGGTATATTCTTCGGTATTTGGAATCAGATCAGAAGCTAATGTAACAGTTCCTTCCATCTTGGAAATCGTAGAGAAATACGCAATGATTCATGATCAAAAAGGATTAAGCAGCGACTTAAAGAACCTCTTGCAGAAGAAGTATAAAAAAGAAAGCAACAGAGAAGGAGGATTACCTGTGATAAAAGACCTTCTTACGAAGGAAACCATACAATTTGCTTCCCATGTGAACAATTGGGAGGAAGCAATCTGGCTGGGGGCAAGGCCTTTATTGGAGAATGGTTCCATAACAAAAGATTATATCAATGCAATGATAGATAATGTAAGGGGCTTTGGTCCCTATATCGTAATATGTCCCTATGTTGCGATCCCTCATGCACAGAATCAATCAGGGGTCAATAAACTGGGAATGAGTTTTTTGAAGCTGGAAGAAGAGGTTTGCGTGCTGGATAATCCCCAAAAGCCGGTTAAGGTATTCATTACCATTGCGGCGATCGATAATTACACACATTTAAGAGCGCTTGCCCAATTATCTAATATTTTAACTAACGAAGAGACCAGGAAACAATTCGTAGCTTGTAACTCAGTGGAGGATGTCATCAAAGTGCTAGATATTGATGAAGAATAA
- a CDS encoding PTS sugar transporter subunit IIB, which yields MKILAVCGSGLGSSFMMEMNIKSVLKEIGAAGIEVDHSDLGGATPGTADIFIAGRDIAMAMTHLKGVVELDNLLDKKELKEKLEESLRKLNVI from the coding sequence ATGAAGATATTGGCAGTTTGCGGTTCAGGGCTTGGAAGCAGTTTTATGATGGAAATGAATATAAAAAGTGTGTTAAAGGAGATTGGGGCAGCAGGAATTGAGGTGGATCACAGTGATTTAGGGGGTGCGACACCGGGAACGGCAGATATCTTTATTGCAGGAAGAGATATCGCGATGGCAATGACCCATTTAAAAGGAGTCGTAGAGCTTGATAACCTGCTTGATAAAAAAGAATTGAAGGAAAAATTGGAAGAGTCCTTAAGGAAACTGAATGTAATCTGA
- a CDS encoding PTS ascorbate transporter subunit IIC produces MAVLNIIQEILSTPAVLVALIALIGLLLQKKPAADTIRGTIKSFLGFIVLSAGADVIVTSLAPLGGMFQEAFHTAGVVPNNEAIIAVALKEYGQVTALIMFFGMFANILIARITRFKYVFLTGHHTLYMACMIGVILITIGMSTAATVVVGAVALGIVMVLFPALAQPTMKKITKSDEVAFGHFSTIGYWSSAMIGKLVGKNSKSTEEIEFPKSLAFLRDSSVSISLTMVIFYLILALFCGPDYVKNNWSDGTNYIMFSITKGIQFAAGVFIILQGVRLILAEIVPAFKGISERLIPNAKPALDCPIVYTFAPNAVLIGFFSSFVGGIAGMVMLILTGGIIILPGVVPHFFCGATAGVFGNANGGVKGAVFGSFINGLMLTFAPLLLMPLLGDLGYQGTTFSDLDFIASGFLIGKAGQLGPIAATIFVFGVLAVMVAVSIKKPGRKESES; encoded by the coding sequence ATGGCTGTTTTAAATATAATACAGGAAATTCTTTCGACCCCTGCAGTATTAGTGGCATTAATTGCTTTGATAGGTCTATTGCTGCAAAAGAAACCCGCGGCAGATACTATCAGAGGTACCATAAAGTCATTTCTTGGTTTTATCGTGTTATCGGCAGGTGCAGATGTGATCGTCACATCTCTGGCTCCGTTAGGAGGCATGTTTCAGGAGGCGTTTCATACGGCAGGAGTTGTGCCTAATAACGAGGCCATTATTGCGGTGGCATTAAAAGAGTATGGCCAGGTTACTGCCCTGATCATGTTTTTCGGAATGTTCGCCAATATCTTAATTGCCCGTATTACCAGATTTAAATATGTTTTTCTCACAGGACACCATACTCTTTATATGGCCTGTATGATTGGTGTTATCTTAATTACCATCGGCATGTCTACCGCTGCGACAGTCGTGGTGGGAGCGGTTGCTCTTGGAATTGTAATGGTGCTGTTCCCTGCCCTGGCACAGCCAACGATGAAAAAGATAACGAAATCCGATGAAGTGGCTTTCGGACATTTCAGCACCATCGGATATTGGTCTTCTGCAATGATCGGTAAATTAGTAGGGAAAAATTCTAAGTCCACGGAAGAGATAGAATTCCCTAAATCACTTGCATTTTTAAGAGACAGTTCCGTATCTATTTCCCTGACTATGGTCATCTTTTATCTGATTCTTGCACTCTTTTGCGGACCGGATTATGTAAAGAACAACTGGTCAGACGGAACGAATTATATAATGTTTTCCATTACTAAAGGAATTCAGTTTGCGGCAGGAGTATTTATCATTTTACAGGGAGTGCGCCTGATCCTTGCAGAAATTGTGCCTGCATTCAAGGGTATTTCGGAAAGGCTGATTCCCAATGCGAAACCGGCGTTAGACTGCCCGATTGTGTATACCTTTGCGCCTAATGCTGTATTAATTGGTTTCTTTTCCAGTTTTGTAGGCGGGATCGCAGGTATGGTAATGCTTATTCTTACCGGAGGAATCATCATATTGCCGGGAGTTGTGCCTCACTTCTTCTGTGGTGCTACGGCGGGAGTTTTCGGCAATGCCAACGGAGGGGTAAAAGGAGCTGTATTTGGGTCCTTTATAAACGGTTTAATGCTGACCTTTGCCCCCCTTCTCTTAATGCCATTGCTTGGTGATCTGGGTTACCAGGGAACAACCTTCTCTGATCTGGATTTTATAGCCTCCGGATTCTTGATCGGTAAAGCCGGGCAATTAGGGCCTATAGCTGCTACCATATTCGTATTTGGGGTATTGGCAGTCATGGTCGCTGTTTCAATTAAGAAACCTGGGAGAAAAGAATCAGAATCATGA
- a CDS encoding transketolase, with protein sequence MEYKELQLIANDIRKGIIEAVYHAGCGHPGGSLSAAEVLTYLFFKELNIDEKDPGKEDRDRFILSKGHITPGYYAVLANRGFFPVDELSAFRKIGSRLQGHPDMKKTPGVDMSSGSLGQGISVAAGMALSGKLSLKNYRVYALAGDGEIQEGQVWEAAMFAAHRKLDNLVVIVDNNKLQIDGTVEEICSPYPIDKKFEAFGFHAVTVDGHNFGELEEAFLAAKQVKGKPTVIITKTIKGKGISFMEDNLSWHSGVLNEVQYQLAMDELERERKLLCQGS encoded by the coding sequence ATGGAGTATAAGGAGCTGCAATTAATAGCCAATGATATCCGCAAGGGAATCATTGAGGCCGTATATCATGCGGGCTGCGGACATCCGGGAGGGTCTTTATCCGCAGCAGAAGTACTGACATATCTGTTTTTTAAAGAGTTGAATATTGATGAAAAAGACCCGGGAAAGGAAGACCGGGACCGGTTTATCTTATCAAAGGGTCATATAACGCCAGGGTACTATGCAGTTCTGGCTAACCGTGGATTCTTTCCTGTGGATGAATTATCGGCTTTTCGGAAAATAGGTTCCAGGTTACAGGGGCATCCCGATATGAAGAAAACGCCTGGCGTGGATATGTCCAGCGGCTCTTTGGGACAGGGTATCTCCGTTGCTGCCGGGATGGCTTTGTCAGGAAAGCTGTCTTTAAAAAACTACCGCGTCTACGCGCTGGCAGGTGACGGGGAAATACAGGAAGGGCAGGTATGGGAAGCTGCCATGTTTGCAGCCCACAGGAAATTAGACAATCTGGTCGTGATTGTAGATAATAATAAACTCCAGATAGACGGAACCGTTGAGGAGATCTGCTCTCCATATCCCATTGACAAGAAGTTTGAGGCTTTTGGGTTTCATGCCGTGACAGTTGATGGCCATAATTTTGGGGAACTGGAAGAAGCCTTTTTGGCAGCAAAGCAGGTAAAAGGGAAACCAACGGTCATTATTACGAAGACAATAAAGGGAAAAGGCATCTCATTTATGGAAGATAATTTGTCCTGGCATAGCGGCGTACTGAATGAAGTACAGTATCAGCTTGCTATGGACGAATTGGAAAGGGAAAGGAAGTTGTTATGTCAGGGATCATAA
- a CDS encoding transketolase family protein, whose protein sequence is MSGIIKKATRDSYGEALVELGNIHEDLLVLDADLASATKTVYFKNAFPDRHIDCGIAECNMMGVAAGLSLTGKVPFASSFAMFTAGRGFEQIRNSIGYPGLNVKIGATHGGISVGEDGATHQCNEDFALMRTIPGMVVICPSDDIETKEAVKAAYNHKGPVYLRFGRVPVPSVNQREDYHFEIGKGVVLKEGRDITVIANGILVNEVLEAEKVLSEKGLQAQIINIHTIKPLDKDLVIQSAKKTGKIAVVEEHSIIGGLGSAVCDALSEHYPVPVLKIGVNDVYGRSGSARELLREHELDSESLANRILNFYNE, encoded by the coding sequence ATGTCAGGGATCATAAAGAAGGCGACCAGAGACAGTTATGGGGAAGCATTAGTGGAATTAGGCAATATCCATGAAGATTTACTTGTATTGGATGCTGACCTGGCTTCTGCAACGAAGACCGTTTATTTTAAAAATGCATTTCCTGACAGACATATCGACTGCGGGATAGCAGAGTGCAATATGATGGGGGTTGCTGCAGGCTTGTCTTTAACAGGTAAAGTTCCCTTTGCCAGCTCCTTTGCCATGTTTACGGCAGGCCGTGGGTTTGAACAGATACGCAATTCCATTGGATACCCCGGTTTAAATGTAAAAATCGGAGCCACTCACGGAGGGATTTCTGTAGGAGAGGATGGAGCCACGCATCAATGCAATGAGGACTTTGCTCTCATGAGGACCATACCGGGAATGGTTGTCATATGTCCTTCGGATGACATTGAAACAAAAGAGGCGGTAAAGGCAGCATATAACCATAAAGGGCCTGTTTATTTAAGATTTGGAAGAGTCCCTGTTCCTTCTGTTAATCAGAGGGAAGACTATCATTTTGAGATTGGCAAAGGGGTCGTATTAAAAGAGGGCAGGGATATCACTGTGATTGCAAATGGAATCCTGGTTAATGAAGTTCTGGAGGCAGAGAAGGTATTATCGGAAAAGGGGCTCCAGGCACAGATAATAAATATCCATACCATTAAGCCTCTCGATAAGGATTTAGTAATCCAGTCAGCAAAAAAGACAGGAAAAATAGCAGTAGTAGAGGAACATTCCATTATCGGGGGATTAGGAAGCGCGGTGTGTGATGCCCTGTCTGAACATTATCCGGTCCCCGTTTTAAAAATAGGCGTGAATGACGTCTATGGAAGATCCGGCTCTGCAAGAGAACTGCTAAGAGAGCATGAACTGGATTCAGAAAGCCTGGCAAATCGCATTCTTAATTTTTATAATGAGTAA